The segment ATCAATGAGGCGCCGGGAGTCGCGACAACCGTGGGATCGACAGCAAAATATGACAACGTCTCCCAGCTCAATATGTGGGGCGTGGTATTTATTCCGTCCAGTGGAACCGGGTTTGCCATGGAGTTCATCGGCGACGCGCATGATTCCACCATCGGACCTGCATCTAACGGTTTAGCGCCCGTGGGAGGTACGAGAAGCTTTACTGGTGCCGGCCGTGGCATCAACTAACCGCTTGTGATATTATCCCCTCCAGGGGCCAACCGTCCCGGTTGGCCCCTTTTTTTCTTCCAACCTCTAAGGGCCTTACGATGAAATACCTTTTTCCCACGTCAGTAATATTTATTTTTCTTTTTGCCTGCACCTCAGGAGAGGTAACCATTGACACCGCAGAATCCGAGTCTCATTACAATTTGGGATTGGAATTTGCCAAACTATCCCTTTACAAAAACTCTCTCGAAGAGTTCGACCTGGCATTAAAAAGCAACCCCAACAATTTAAAAGCGTACCGAAAAAAAGGCCTGGTGCATTTCGGGCTCAAGCAACACGACCAGGCGAAAGACGCATTTGAAAAAATCCTGTCCCAGGATCCGAAAAACGTTCAGGTTCATATCAATTTGGGGATGGTGTTCTACGCCCAAGGGGAAACGCAGAAAGCTCAAAAACAATGGGAACATGCCATCTCAATCCAGGATGGGGATAACGACTCCAAAGCCTTCAATAATATTGCCAATATCTACAAGGAAGAAAAAAAATACGATAAAGCCATCGAATATTATCAGCAAGCCATCGCACAGGAGCCCAACAACTCCACCTACCTCAACAATCTTGGGGACAGTTTCCGCCTTCAGGGTCAATTTGCCCGTGCGGAAAAAACCCTTCAAAAATCGCTCAAAATAGATGCGAATGGAATGCTCACTCATTTTAACCTGGGCATGCTTTACCAGGAGCAAAAGAGTTTCGACAAAGCGGTTGAGGCGTTCCAAAACTCTGTAAAAGTCAATCCCTACTACGCCGAGGCGTACTACCAGATGGCTCTAACCTACTTTGAGAAAAAAGATAAAGAATCCGCTTTGCAATCCCTGGAGTTTGCTTTAAAAACAGAACCCTCCAACTCAAAATACCAACAACTATTTTCTAAAGTAGAAGCTTCCTGAAAATAAATTGCCCCTTAAAAGCGGCTGCGATCCATCCCGGCAACCCTGCGGTTTTTGCGGACGGACCGCCGTTTATTTTTCCTTGGATCGAAACGAGGATTCGGTCAAAACCCTTGAAACGATTTTGACCGTCGAGGTAAACCACGCCGATGCCCACTTCGCCTTGGGAGCGGCCTATGACAAAATCGGACAGGGCGAAAAAGCAATGGGCCACACCCGGTCCGCGGAAAATCTATTCACTAAAGAGAACAACTCGTTTATGATGGCTCAAGCTGCGAAAAACTTAAGTCATTTTATGAGAAAATTCCGGCCCCTTGTCAATGGAGATTCCGAATGAAAGGAGTCGACCGAAGTACGAGGTTTTATTTAAATGAATGAAGAATCGGAAAAACCAAACCACCCGTCAACGTCCGGACCGCGGGAATTTTCCAAAGAGGAAATTAAATCCATTCTCGGCAAACATTTGAGTTGGGTGGACTCCAAAGGGGCAGAGGGGCAAGCCGCAGATTTTGAAGGAGCGCACCTCAAAGGAGTGGTTTTAATGGGCGCCAACCTTAAAGAAACTAATTTTCAAGGGACCAATTTGTATGGTGCGTATCTGAAAAAGGCCAACCTGGAAAAAGCCAATCTCAAAAGAGCGAACCTTAGAGGCGCTAACCTTCGCTGGGCCAACCTGAAAAATGCCGACCTCGAGGGCGCCAACCTCATTCGGGCCGACCTCTGGGAAGCCAACCTCGAACAAACTCAGCTTGCGGGAGCCAATTTGAAAATGGCAGAAGGCCTGACCCGTGAGCAAGTTGGCAGGGCTTCGGTGGACGAGGCCACGGTCCTCCCGGACTATCTTAAAAAACCGTCCTGAAATGTGAGTTTCATCCGCCACCCAGGAAGGAATTAAGGTTTGGCGGGCCAGGATTATTGAACCACCATCCGGGCGGAGTGGATCATATTGCCAAGACTTGACGTCGAATCTTCAACCGCGGTCGCTTCGTAGCCGCAATGCGCGGTACAGTCTGCACATTTGGGGTTATTGCGATGACCGTAGTTCTCCCATTCGGTGGCTTCCATGAGTTCGTCAAAGGTTTCGGCATAGCCTTCATCCAAAAGGTAGCAAGGTTTCTGCCAACCCAGCACCGAGTAGTTCGGGTTGCCCCACGGTGTGCAATTATAATCGCGTTTGCCCTGCAAAAACTCCTGGTAAAAAGGCGAGTGATTGATATCCCAGCGGCCGTTTTTGTTTTTCTCAAGCAATTCGGCAAAAAATTCAAAGGTGCGTTTTCGGCCGAAAAAATGTTCCTGATCCGGCGCATCAGGGTATTGAAAGGCCGACGCCAGGGTCACACCGTCGACCCCCAAGGGTTGGACGAAATCAAGAAACTCTTCAGCCTTAGCAACGGTCATATCATTGAAAAAGGTCGTGGCGCTGGTGACCCGGTAAC is part of the Nitrospinaceae bacterium genome and harbors:
- a CDS encoding hopanoid biosynthesis associated radical SAM protein HpnH; this translates as MAVPLRQALKIGFYIFQQKLKRRKKFPLVLMLEPLFRCNLECVGCGKIQKPNEILKQNLSPEDCLKAADECGAPVVSIAGGEPLMHPNIIEIVEGLLKQGRYVYLCTNALLLDNFFGKLPVSPLLTLSIHLDGMEEDHDRIVAQEGTFKIAVDAIRKAKSMGYRVTSATTFFNDMTVAKAEEFLDFVQPLGVDGVTLASAFQYPDAPDQEHFFGRKRTFEFFAELLEKNKNGRWDINHSPFYQEFLQGKRDYNCTPWGNPNYSVLGWQKPCYLLDEGYAETFDELMEATEWENYGHRNNPKCADCTAHCGYEATAVEDSTSSLGNMIHSARMVVQ